One Kitasatospora sp. NBC_01287 DNA window includes the following coding sequences:
- a CDS encoding MFS transporter, producing MSISPRGPNERLGVLLTQAQISNAGLARRVNDLGAQRGLTLRYDKTSVARWVSKGMVPQGPVPHLIATAIGGKLGRPVPLEEIGLGDTDPTPELGLAFPREVAEAVRSATDLWRVDLELRRGPGGGRWSDGLAGTFSVAAYSTPVARWLINPVDSSVARGASEPPTSATTRGSATGSSAATGTGGSGTGTGTGTDLPTVPTPRSSGYRVGQSDAAKLREAAQEARRWDSKYGGGDWRSSMVPECLRVEAAPLLLASYSDAVGRALFGATAELTRLAGWMAFDTGQHEAAQRYYIQALRLARAAADVPLGGYVLASMSLQACYRGFAEEAVDLAQAALERNRGLATSRTMSFFHLVEARAQARAGNAAASSTALAAAESALERSRPGDPDPAWIDFYAYDRLAADAAECFRDLGVPAKVRQFTREALARPTEGFVRSHGLRLVVSAMAEAEAGNLDAAVEAGERAVEVAGRISSQRSREYVLEMLRHLEPFQAERRVRELTERARVVLAAPA from the coding sequence ATGAGCATCAGTCCGCGGGGACCGAACGAGCGCCTCGGCGTCCTGCTGACGCAGGCTCAGATCAGCAACGCGGGGCTGGCCCGCCGGGTCAACGACCTGGGCGCCCAGCGCGGGCTGACGCTGCGGTACGACAAGACCTCGGTGGCCCGTTGGGTGAGCAAGGGCATGGTGCCGCAGGGGCCGGTGCCACACCTGATCGCCACCGCGATCGGCGGCAAGCTGGGCCGCCCGGTGCCGCTGGAGGAGATCGGGCTCGGCGACACCGACCCGACCCCCGAACTGGGCCTGGCCTTCCCGCGCGAGGTGGCCGAGGCGGTGCGCTCCGCCACCGACCTGTGGCGGGTCGACCTGGAGTTGCGGCGCGGCCCCGGCGGCGGACGTTGGAGCGACGGGCTGGCCGGGACCTTCTCGGTCGCGGCCTACTCGACGCCGGTGGCCCGCTGGCTGATCAACCCGGTGGACAGCTCGGTGGCGCGCGGCGCGAGCGAGCCGCCCACCAGCGCGACCACCCGCGGCTCCGCGACCGGCTCCAGCGCCGCGACCGGCACCGGCGGCAGCGGCACCGGCACCGGCACCGGCACCGACCTCCCCACCGTGCCCACCCCCCGCTCCAGCGGCTACCGGGTCGGCCAGTCCGACGCCGCCAAGCTGCGCGAGGCCGCCCAGGAGGCGCGCCGCTGGGACTCCAAGTACGGCGGCGGCGACTGGCGTTCCTCCATGGTGCCGGAGTGCCTGCGGGTCGAGGCCGCCCCGCTGCTGCTCGCCTCCTACAGCGACGCGGTCGGCCGGGCGCTGTTCGGCGCGACCGCCGAGCTGACCAGGCTGGCCGGCTGGATGGCCTTCGACACCGGCCAGCACGAGGCCGCCCAGCGCTACTACATCCAGGCACTGCGGCTGGCCAGGGCCGCCGCCGACGTACCGCTCGGCGGCTACGTGCTGGCCTCGATGAGCCTGCAGGCCTGCTACCGCGGCTTCGCCGAGGAGGCCGTCGACCTCGCCCAGGCCGCGCTGGAGCGCAACCGGGGCCTGGCCACCTCCCGCACCATGAGCTTCTTCCACCTGGTCGAGGCCCGCGCCCAGGCCAGGGCCGGCAACGCGGCGGCCTCCTCCACCGCGCTCGCGGCGGCCGAGAGCGCGCTTGAGCGCTCGCGCCCCGGCGACCCCGATCCGGCCTGGATCGACTTCTACGCCTACGACCGGCTGGCCGCCGACGCCGCCGAGTGCTTCCGCGACCTCGGCGTCCCCGCCAAGGTCCGCCAGTTCACCCGCGAGGCACTGGCCCGCCCGACCGAGGGCTTCGTGCGCTCGCACGGCCTGCGCCTGGTGGTCTCCGCGATGGCCGAGGCGGAGGCGGGCAACCTGGACGCCGCGGTCGAGGCCGGCGAGCGCGCGGTCGAGGTGGCCGGGCGGATCTCCTCGCAGCGCAGCCGGGAGTACGTGCTGGAGATGCTGCGGCACCTGGAGCCCTTCCAAGCCGAGCGCCGGGTACGGGAGTTGACGGAGCGCGCCCGGGTGGTGCTGGCGGCACCCGCGTAG
- a CDS encoding TROVE domain-containing protein: MARFNLKHRQAPPPPRSAVRTTGEQRANHQGGTGFVREPKSELFLLAVSNLVSQESFYESGGSRDDRFTALVRELAVTDPQWTLGLLRWLRGEANMRTASLVGAAEFTRARLDAKAAGFSRQAVETVLRRPDEPGELLAYWTARYGRRLPQPLKRGVADAVRRLYTGPALLKYDTAGRGYRFADVLELTHPSPDPRRPGQGELFKYALDRRHHPAEALPPAGDALLCANRELLALPVEQRRAQLTAPDAAERLSAAGLTWEALAGWLQGPLDATAWEAVIPSMGAMALTRNLRNFDQAGVSDAVAERVAAKLSDPGEVRRSRQFPFRYLAAYRHAPSLRWSYPLEQALAHSLRNVPALPGRTLILVDRSGSMFDRPSERSGLNRADSAAIFGTALKVRAGDADLVEFGTGSNVLAVRRGESVLAVLKRFGDLGGTNTAEAVRKHYRGHDRVVIVTDEQTAGGHRGSDPLAAVPEQVPVYTWNLAGYRTGHGPSGGANRHTFGGLSDAAFRLIPLLERGTAAGWPWETGA; encoded by the coding sequence ATGGCCCGCTTCAACCTCAAGCACCGGCAGGCCCCGCCGCCGCCCCGCTCCGCCGTGCGCACCACCGGCGAGCAGCGGGCGAACCACCAGGGCGGCACCGGGTTCGTGCGCGAGCCGAAGTCGGAGCTCTTCCTGCTCGCGGTCAGCAACCTGGTCAGCCAGGAGTCGTTCTACGAGTCCGGGGGCAGCCGGGACGACCGCTTCACCGCGCTGGTGCGCGAGTTGGCGGTCACCGACCCGCAGTGGACGCTCGGCCTGCTGCGCTGGCTGCGCGGCGAGGCGAACATGCGCACCGCCTCGCTGGTCGGCGCCGCCGAGTTCACCCGGGCCCGGCTCGACGCCAAGGCCGCGGGCTTCTCCCGGCAGGCCGTCGAGACGGTGCTGCGCCGCCCGGACGAGCCCGGCGAACTGCTCGCCTACTGGACCGCGCGCTACGGCCGCCGCCTGCCCCAGCCGCTCAAGCGCGGCGTCGCGGATGCCGTGCGCCGCCTCTACACCGGCCCCGCGCTGCTCAAGTACGACACCGCGGGCCGGGGCTACCGCTTCGCCGACGTGCTGGAGCTGACCCACCCGAGCCCGGACCCGCGGCGGCCCGGCCAGGGCGAGCTGTTCAAGTACGCGCTGGACCGCCGCCACCACCCGGCCGAGGCCCTCCCGCCGGCCGGCGACGCGCTGCTGTGCGCCAACCGCGAACTGCTCGCGCTGCCGGTCGAGCAGCGCCGGGCCCAGCTCACCGCGCCCGACGCCGCCGAGCGGCTGTCGGCGGCCGGGCTGACCTGGGAGGCACTGGCCGGCTGGCTGCAGGGACCGCTGGACGCCACCGCCTGGGAGGCGGTCATCCCCTCCATGGGGGCGATGGCGCTCACCCGCAACCTGCGCAACTTCGACCAGGCCGGGGTGAGCGACGCGGTCGCCGAGCGGGTCGCCGCCAAGCTGAGCGACCCGGGCGAGGTGCGCCGCTCCCGCCAGTTCCCGTTCCGCTACCTGGCCGCCTACCGGCACGCGCCCTCGCTGCGCTGGTCCTACCCACTGGAGCAGGCCCTGGCCCACTCGCTGCGCAACGTGCCGGCCCTGCCCGGGCGCACCCTGATCCTGGTGGACCGCTCCGGCTCGATGTTCGACCGGCCGAGCGAGCGCAGCGGGCTCAACCGGGCCGACTCGGCGGCGATCTTCGGCACCGCGCTGAAGGTGCGCGCCGGCGACGCCGACCTGGTCGAGTTCGGCACCGGCAGCAACGTGCTCGCGGTGCGCCGGGGAGAGTCGGTGCTGGCCGTGCTCAAGCGCTTCGGCGACCTGGGCGGCACCAACACCGCCGAGGCCGTCCGCAAGCACTACCGGGGCCACGACCGGGTGGTGATCGTGACCGACGAGCAGACCGCCGGCGGCCACCGGGGCAGCGACCCGCTGGCGGCCGTACCGGAGCAGGTGCCCGTCTACACCTGGAACCTGGCCGGCTACCGCACCGGCCACGGACCGTCCGGCGGCGCCAACCGGCACACCTTCGGCGGTCTCAGCGACGCCGCCTTCCGGTTGATCCCGCTGCTGGAGCGCGGCACCGCGGCCGGCTGGCCCTGGGAGACCGGCGCCTGA